In Rosa rugosa chromosome 4, drRosRugo1.1, whole genome shotgun sequence, the genomic stretch TCATCAGAAGGCATTCCACTACCGTCGGATTTATGGCCCACTTCTTTGTGCGGCCTCCTCCTGCTGCCACGACCAAACGAGATGGACCCACCTTCCCCGGAGGGCCCGCAAGCCTTAGGGTGCGCCCGCACTGGATCTAACCTCCCAAGACCACCTTTAATGCCCCCACTTGGGTCACAAGCTCGCGTAACCAAGCTCGGCGATCACTTGAGAAACTGTAAGCTATATAAACGTCATCATTCGCACGCATTTCATCGATGTGGGACTTTTGGTGCCTATTTTGTCTCATCATATAAGACCCAAAATTTAAGCTATTCAGAATCAAACCCAGTCGATCGAGTGTCTGTTGGAGTTTGCTATTTTTGCTTCAACCACCTAACACTAGATATAATCAAAGCCAAGGGACAGATGGAATTCTCTGGGATTACAAGTTTACAGCTCTTGTCGTATCAACAATATAAGGTAAAGAGATATATATGGCTCTAGTCAACTTACAACTCTATCAAACAATTTAAAACAAGATGAACTTCTGCTTGACCTGAGATAGTTAACGCAACTGAAACTCTCATAGCTATTCCAGACCTATGGATTCGTAATAATTTGTTTTTGTAATGAAGAATTCTTTTAACTACTAGTTAATTAGACATGAAGAAAACCATGTAATGAAGAATTCCAGACCTGAAAACATGACCTTTTTAGGTCATTGCATATCATCTAGGAAGAGATTTACAACAAAAGAGAAACTATACAAATGCAGTTATAGACCTAACTATCACAAAACCTTCTATACACGTGTTGCAAAGTTTCCTCATTCATTATTTACCAGAACAGAAACCATGCATGTACAGATACAGTTGCATCCAATGCTACTACCTTGGTTCAGATGCTTCCATTGTTTGAATACAATTTGATTCCAAGCTGGCCAGATCGGCGGACTTTAGAGACTCTCCTCCCTCTTTCGACAAATAGCTCAATGTAGATCTAGAGGAATCCGAATTAAGTATGCTGGCATTCAAGAATGGAGGCTGTTTCGGTGAAGGAATGCTACATTCTTTATCGGTCAGCATGTGAACTACCTCGGACATGGATGGTCTCAGTGCAAGAGAAGCTTGCGTGCACAGAAGCCCAATTTGAAGTACATTTGACGCCTCTCTTTCGGAGTACTCACCTTTCAACATGGCATCAACAGATTCAGTAATAGTATTGGCCCTATAGTGCTTATAAACCTGATGCCACAACAAAAAAGCATGTCATTACGCATGTTAGGACCTATAGTGCTTATAAACCTGATGCCACAACAAAAAAGCATGTCATTACGCATGTTAGGAATACTACTTGAAAACGAAACTTGGCCTAAATGATGACCATGCCATTGGATAAATATATAGTAACAAGATAGAGATACGAATCTTACAGAATAAAGAACTGAGTGTGAACCCTCGATGAAAACATGGTTCTTCCTGCCACATACAATCTCGAGAACAAGCACACTAAGGCATAAACATCAGCCTTATCGGTTAGTTGTCCTCGAACAAGATATTCAGGAGCCATATAACCTCTGcaacaaaaaaaaccaaaccaaattaaTGACTTCACCTTGTAGTAAGTAATATTGGTAAAGTAAATAAATTACTGGTAGCTAGAGGTAGTTTCTTCTTACAATGTGCCTGCAATTCCTGTGCTAAGATGAGACTTATCAGGACCAACACAGCGCGCAAGTCCAAAATCAGCAATCTTTGGAGTAAGATTCTCATCAAGGAGAATGTTGCTGGATTTTATGTCCCTGTGAATAATTTTCTCGCCGCAACTTTCATGGAGATACACAAGCCCCTCAGCAATTCCAGAAATGATGTTAAATCTCTGTTGCCAACTTAAAACTTGCTCAGTGCCCCTACCAAAAAGGATTTGATCAAGGCTTTTGTTGGGTACATATTCATAGACTAGAAGGCTTTCTGGACCTTCAATGCTGCAACCCAAAAGCCTAACAAGGTTCTTGTGTCGTATACCACTTATGAGGTTTACTTCATTGAAGAAGTTATCCACCCATTGCCTTGTGTTCAAGAAGAGTCTTTTAACTGCTACATTGCTCCCATCCGGAAGAGTTCCCTTGAATACGGAACCAGCTCCGCCTTGGCCAAGTGTCCTCGAGGCATTGAAGTAATCG encodes the following:
- the LOC133706978 gene encoding LOW QUALITY PROTEIN: cysteine-rich receptor-like protein kinase 1 (The sequence of the model RefSeq protein was modified relative to this genomic sequence to represent the inferred CDS: inserted 1 base in 1 codon), with product MRFPIPKLRCSTWVFLIIFVFFFFSTSKSDPRIYEAGQFCGNSTHTSDSNFIPNFIDAMESISNSVNEKQWGEYSVTSPAPKLYAFAQCHSDLSPKDCSTCFAISRTKLPKCLPSTSARIYLDGCFLAYDDHDFSGQALDENHRNVKCGSPVDFSKDNYMKEGFHLKVRDVIGNLTKKAEGNEGFAVVGQRGGVESVYALAQCWRTISDKGCRDCLEEAGKILGGCLPGKQGRAMLAGCYMRYSTERFYDMEEEEANGNADLWHVLAVIIAGMVISVLALFGFIMAYRKLQKMTGVDKYSIGISTSPHKNSLNFKYEMLEKATDYFNASRTLGQGGAGSVFKGTLPDGSNVAVKRLFLNTRQWVDNFFNEVNLISGIRHKNLVRLLGCSIEGPESLLVYEYVPNKSLDQILFGRGTEQVLSWQQRFNIISGIAEGLVYLHESCGEKIIHRDIKSSNILLDENLTPKIADFGLARCVGPDKSHLSTGIAGTLGYMAPEYLVRGQLTDKADVYAXSVLVLEIVCGRKNHVFIEGSHSVLYSVYKHYRANTITESVDAMLKGEYSEREASNVLQIGLLCTQASLALRPSMSEVVHMLTDKECSIPSPKQPPFLNASILNSDSSRSTLSYLSKEGGESLKSADLASLESNCIQTMEASEPR